The sequence below is a genomic window from Flavobacterium lipolyticum.
TAAAGGTACGGCACATATTATAAAACAGCACAAACCTGTAGTAATTCCAATTGTTATTGATGGTTTCCGTCGTTCTTTTGATAAAAAAGGACTACGACTGAAAAAGAAAGGAATTTTACAGTCTTTCATCATCAAAGAACCTCTTGAGATTGATTATGAGAACGATACCATCGAAGAAATTGTTGAAAAAGTAGAGTATGCTATTGAACAACATCCTTCATTTTTAAAAGTTATTCCAACCGAAGAAATCAAAGTACAGGAAGAACTTAATAAAATGAGAAGATGGGATTACTAGATATTTTAGATTTCTGATTTTAGATTTTAGATTGCTTTTTTTTTGTTTCAGGGTTTCAAGTTTCAAAATAAACTTAGTAACTTGGTTTCTTAGAGCCTTAGTTTCTTAGCACCTCTTATCAGAAATCAATTTTCTTCAACTCCTTATAATTTGCATATAACCTGCGCAGCAGCGTTCCGTAAAGCAATCTGTAAATCCCCCAGAAGATTCCGAAAAGAACCAGTACAAGCAGTACCAGTGCGCCGATTGAGAACAGCATTGCTTTTCCATTTAAGGCTAATTTTTCTCTAATAATTGCCATATCCGGATTGTAAACGTACCCGATGAAAAAGCTGAGGATAGACGAAACGACAAGCATGCCTAAATTGTACCAAACATAATATTGAACCGTTTTTCGGGTTTTTAGTATGCTGCTCATTAGTAGTTTGGTAGAAACAGTAGTAGTTATGGTTTTATAGTTTTTATAGAAGAAGTAAATAAAAACAAAAATCACGACATAATTAAAATACATTAAAATGTCCATAAATAAGATAATCTCAGGATGATTCATCTTTTTTAAATCAGCGTCCACATTTGAAAAGTAATTTGACAAAGTCCAAAACAATACTTCCAAAATGCTGATAATTAAAATCCACTTCACGATTGAAGACGACTTTTTGTGAATCATTTTGTAGATTTCCTTTTCCGATATTTGTTCAAAAGAATCCGAGTTCTTTTTCCAGTCTTTTTTTAATAAATCCAGTTCTTTCATAATAATTTTTAAGGATTTAGTATTTTTTTAAGTTTCCCTTTAATTCTGTTCATTTTCACACGAGCATTCACTTCGCTGATTCCTAAGGTTTCTGCTATTTCTTGATAATCTTTGTCTTCTAAATACATAAAAACTAATGCTTTTTCGATGTCATTAAGCTGGTAAACCGCTTTGTACATCAATTTAATCTGTTCTTCTTCTTCATAATTGTAATCAACATCTTTTATAAAATGCTGATGACTTTCATATTCTACGGTTGATACGGTTCGTTTAGTTTTTCGGTATAAGGTAATAGCGGTGTTTAAGGCAACTCGATACGTCCAGGTCGAAAATTTGCTGTCGCCTCTAAATTTTGGATACGCTTTCCAGAGCTGAATGGTGATTTCCTGAAACAAATCTTTGTGAGCATCTTCGCCGGCAGTATATAATCTACATA
It includes:
- a CDS encoding RNA polymerase sigma factor — its product is MSENLEQSFVAQLQANQNIIHKICRLYTAGEDAHKDLFQEITIQLWKAYPKFRGDSKFSTWTYRVALNTAITLYRKTKRTVSTVEYESHQHFIKDVDYNYEEEEQIKLMYKAVYQLNDIEKALVFMYLEDKDYQEIAETLGISEVNARVKMNRIKGKLKKILNP